One segment of Herbaspirillum hiltneri N3 DNA contains the following:
- a CDS encoding DoxX family protein, with amino-acid sequence MQKNSPITTAPAAGRFVFPALARWYARGEGGAYALLRFGYGAIIFTHGLPKALGVSHGSMANPMAGSIRLIGEVMGLPFAPQLAFLVMLLETVGAAMLALGLLTRPLALLMLIEMIAISYAMGPTWPWIDRGIEYPVLLALTALYMAVRGGGAWSLDSRLRREI; translated from the coding sequence ATGCAAAAAAATTCTCCGATTACAACGGCGCCGGCTGCCGGCCGCTTCGTCTTTCCTGCGCTGGCGCGCTGGTATGCGCGGGGCGAAGGCGGCGCCTATGCGCTGCTGCGGTTCGGCTACGGCGCCATCATTTTTACCCACGGTTTGCCCAAGGCATTGGGTGTGTCGCACGGCTCCATGGCCAATCCGATGGCAGGATCGATACGCCTGATCGGCGAAGTCATGGGCCTGCCGTTCGCGCCGCAGCTGGCCTTCCTGGTAATGCTGCTGGAGACCGTGGGCGCGGCGATGCTGGCGCTGGGGTTGCTGACGCGGCCGCTGGCCTTGCTGATGCTCATTGAAATGATCGCCATCAGCTACGCCATGGGCCCGACCTGGCCGTGGATCGACCGCGGCATCGAATACCCGGTGTTGCTGGCGTTGACGGCGCTGTACATGGCAGTGCGCGGCGGCGGCGCCTGGTCGCTCGACAGCCGCTTGAGGCGCGAAATATGA
- a CDS encoding haloacid dehalogenase type II → MAGIKAVVFDLYGTLYNVHSVAQRCDEAAPGRGMEVSVLWRQKQLEYSWLRSLMGQTISFEQATRDALAFVSAHFKLELDTAAMETLCDAYLNLSPYPEVPDALRKLQEMKLPMAILSNGSDFSISKVVGGSGLQSFFSHLLSVDAVGVFKPDSRVYALAGKAFSLAPEEMLFVSSNAWDAAGAAHYGFTVCWINRSGNTFDELGISPAVVVGGLDEVPGLLLNGA, encoded by the coding sequence CTGGCAGGCATCAAGGCGGTGGTATTCGATTTGTATGGCACGTTGTACAACGTGCATTCCGTCGCTCAGCGATGCGATGAGGCTGCACCGGGACGCGGCATGGAAGTCAGCGTGCTCTGGCGCCAGAAGCAGCTGGAATATTCATGGCTGCGCAGCCTGATGGGTCAAACCATCTCGTTTGAACAGGCGACCAGGGATGCGCTGGCGTTCGTGTCGGCGCACTTCAAGCTGGAATTGGATACTGCAGCGATGGAAACGCTTTGCGACGCTTACCTGAATTTGTCGCCCTATCCTGAAGTGCCGGATGCCTTGCGCAAGCTGCAGGAGATGAAGCTGCCGATGGCGATATTGTCTAATGGCTCCGATTTTTCGATCAGCAAGGTGGTCGGCGGAAGCGGACTGCAGTCATTTTTCTCGCATCTGCTGAGTGTGGACGCCGTCGGCGTCTTCAAGCCTGATTCCCGCGTATACGCCCTGGCAGGCAAGGCGTTTTCTCTGGCTCCGGAGGAAATGCTGTTTGTCTCGTCCAATGCGTGGGATGCCGCGGGCGCGGCGCATTACGGCTTCACGGTCTGCTGGATCAACCGTAGCGGCAATACTTTCGACGAACTCGGCATCAGTCCTGCCGTTGTCGTCGGGGGACTGGACGAGGTGCCCGGCCTGCTGCTCAACGGAGCCTGA
- a CDS encoding TetR/AcrR family transcriptional regulator — translation MGRPREFDEAQVLDAAVQCFWKHGYEATSMHDLVARTGLTKASLYNAFDDKRGLYGRALEHYIAASFADRVQRFEGQLPPLEAIRAFFAEIIQHSVNDRQRRGCMLINSALETAPHDPEFRDIVNDVLSQIEGFFFRNVQAGQRDGSIQSAIPAADLGRMLLGLHIGVRVLARTKPEKALLEGMIRPALTLLEPPAAAPARRKSVPLK, via the coding sequence ATGGGACGCCCAAGAGAATTTGATGAAGCGCAGGTATTGGATGCGGCGGTGCAATGCTTCTGGAAGCATGGTTACGAAGCCACCTCGATGCATGACCTCGTCGCAAGGACGGGCCTGACCAAAGCCAGCCTCTACAATGCCTTCGACGATAAACGCGGCCTGTACGGCCGGGCGCTGGAGCACTACATCGCCGCCAGCTTCGCCGACCGTGTGCAACGTTTTGAAGGGCAACTGCCGCCGCTTGAAGCGATCAGGGCGTTCTTCGCCGAAATCATTCAGCATTCCGTCAATGACCGCCAGCGGCGCGGCTGCATGCTGATCAACTCGGCCCTGGAAACAGCGCCGCATGATCCGGAGTTTCGTGACATCGTCAACGACGTGCTGAGCCAGATCGAAGGATTCTTTTTCCGCAACGTCCAGGCCGGGCAACGCGACGGTTCGATACAGTCAGCGATCCCGGCCGCCGACCTGGGCCGAATGCTGCTGGGCCTGCATATCGGCGTACGGGTTCTCGCTCGCACCAAGCCCGAAAAGGCGCTGCTGGAAGGAATGATCAGGCCGGCGCTGACGCTGCTTGAACCACCAGCTGCGGCGCCGGCGCGAAGAAAATCTGTGCCGTTAAAATGA
- a CDS encoding glutathione S-transferase family protein gives MIRFYFHPTPNPAKVSLFLEETGLDYEIIPVDTRKGQQHDPEFRKINPNGKVPAIVDTDGPGGVPATVFDSTAILLYLAEKTGRFFGQPKDRGEVLSWLMFIATGLGPFSGQAVHFQHAAPAGLDYAVNRYRREIDRHYQVLNQRLEGRTYIVGDECTVADISAWGWVDRAGHVFKKPEDPLGDYPNVKRWFQAMDARPATARARKVGADIDFKKTNDEEAQRALFPSNYPAV, from the coding sequence ATGATCCGCTTTTATTTCCATCCCACTCCGAACCCGGCAAAAGTCTCGCTGTTTCTTGAAGAGACCGGCCTCGACTACGAGATTATTCCCGTCGATACGCGCAAGGGACAGCAGCACGATCCCGAATTCCGCAAGATCAATCCCAACGGCAAGGTGCCGGCCATCGTCGATACGGACGGACCGGGAGGCGTGCCGGCAACAGTCTTCGATTCCACCGCCATTCTGCTGTATCTGGCGGAAAAGACCGGCCGCTTTTTCGGCCAGCCTAAGGACCGCGGCGAAGTCTTGTCCTGGCTGATGTTCATCGCCACCGGCCTGGGACCTTTCTCGGGACAAGCCGTCCATTTCCAGCATGCGGCGCCTGCCGGCCTGGATTATGCAGTCAACCGCTACCGGCGTGAAATCGACCGGCATTATCAGGTGCTCAACCAGCGGCTGGAGGGGCGCACCTATATCGTCGGTGACGAATGCACCGTCGCCGATATTTCGGCGTGGGGATGGGTGGACCGGGCCGGACACGTTTTCAAGAAACCGGAAGATCCGCTGGGCGACTACCCCAATGTCAAGCGCTGGTTCCAGGCCATGGACGCCCGGCCGGCGACTGCGCGAGCCCGGAAGGTCGGCGCCGATATCGATTTCAAGAAGACCAATGACGAAGAAGCACAACGGGCCTTGTTTCCTTCTAACTATCCTGCCGTCTGA
- a CDS encoding TetR/AcrR family transcriptional regulator: protein MSAIDTREKIMAAARKTVQAHGYNALSFRDLAAEVGIKSASVHYHFPTKGDLGAALARRYTEDGIAYLSNLMETHKDARTRVKKYTEIFRAALVDDNRMCLCGIMSAEHHDLPPEVRAEVNRFNDVNVDWLTEVLTQGAAEAKPKKAVRRQAMSIFAAIGGAQLMARGHGDVTVYDEIIDSYRHAGFTP from the coding sequence ATGAGCGCAATCGATACCCGCGAGAAAATCATGGCAGCCGCCCGCAAGACCGTGCAGGCGCACGGCTATAACGCGTTGAGTTTTCGCGACCTGGCGGCGGAAGTCGGGATCAAGAGCGCGAGCGTGCATTACCACTTCCCGACCAAAGGCGACCTCGGCGCCGCGCTCGCCCGCCGCTATACGGAAGACGGCATCGCCTATCTGAGCAATCTGATGGAGACGCACAAGGATGCTCGCACCCGCGTGAAAAAATATACGGAGATCTTCCGAGCGGCTCTGGTGGACGACAATCGCATGTGCCTGTGCGGCATCATGTCTGCGGAACACCACGACCTGCCCCCGGAAGTGCGTGCCGAAGTCAATCGCTTCAATGACGTCAACGTCGACTGGCTGACCGAAGTGCTCACGCAGGGCGCCGCTGAAGCCAAGCCGAAGAAGGCCGTGCGACGCCAGGCGATGAGCATCTTCGCAGCGATCGGCGGCGCACAGCTGATGGCGCGCGGGCATGGCGACGTAACCGTCTACGACGAGATCATCGACAGCTATCGCCATGCCGGTTTTACTCCCTGA
- a CDS encoding SDR family oxidoreductase: protein MDLGLQGKIALVCGASKGLGYACAEHLAREGAHVVIVARSQDTLDQAAEKLRALGNIKVIAVATDIATPEGRAKALAAVDEIAGEPGHGPDILVNNAGGPPLGDFRDWDREIWLKAIDANMLTPVELIKATVDQMIKRGWGRVINITSSSVKAPRYDLGLSNGARSGLTGFVAGVSRHIAKSGVTINNLLPGSFETDRLRSSFVGSAKLTGETPDEVRLQRMAETPAGRFGDPDEFGATCAFLCSKHAGYINGQNVLMDGGAYPGIF from the coding sequence ATGGATCTAGGACTTCAAGGAAAAATCGCCCTCGTCTGCGGCGCCAGCAAAGGCCTCGGCTACGCCTGCGCCGAACACCTGGCGCGCGAAGGCGCCCACGTCGTCATCGTCGCCCGCAGCCAGGACACGCTCGACCAGGCCGCCGAAAAGCTGCGCGCGCTCGGCAACATCAAGGTCATCGCCGTCGCCACCGACATCGCCACGCCCGAAGGCCGCGCAAAAGCACTTGCCGCCGTCGATGAAATCGCCGGCGAGCCGGGCCACGGTCCCGACATCCTCGTCAACAACGCCGGCGGTCCGCCGCTGGGCGATTTCCGCGACTGGGATCGCGAGATCTGGCTCAAGGCCATCGACGCCAACATGCTCACGCCGGTCGAGCTGATCAAGGCCACCGTCGACCAGATGATCAAGCGCGGCTGGGGTCGCGTCATCAACATCACCAGCAGCTCGGTCAAGGCCCCGCGTTACGACCTCGGCCTGTCCAACGGCGCCCGTTCCGGCCTGACCGGTTTCGTCGCCGGCGTCTCGCGCCACATTGCCAAGAGCGGCGTGACGATCAACAACTTGCTGCCCGGCAGTTTCGAAACCGATCGCCTGCGCAGCAGCTTCGTCGGCTCCGCCAAGCTCACCGGCGAAACGCCCGACGAAGTCCGCCTGCAACGCATGGCCGAAACCCCGGCCGGCCGCTTCGGCGACCCGGACGAGTTCGGCGCCACCTGCGCGTTCCTGTGCAGCAAGCACGCCGGCTACATCAATGGCCAGAACGTGCTGATGGACGGCGGCGCTTACCCGGGTATTTTCTAA
- a CDS encoding SDR family oxidoreductase yields MIQDAVTMTAYSALPGIRLSEIFRLQICQFSISAACAKDIGWTVFALSILLKAIRREKQDLAGLVGGFIATEPKGNSMKLTGNTILLTGGTSGIGRALAEALHDRGNRVIVTGRRQALLDEMANTRPGLVGLKVDVDDAASLAQLSAQMRERFPQLNVLIANAGISRTEDMVLDDWTATDAEAIVQTNILGVLRVAAAILPLLKGKPNAAFLATSSALAFVPRADFPTYCASKAFLHSWLQSLRHQMRAFPIEVLELSPPYVQTGLTGAHQLDDPRAMPLPDYLAEVLRLLENGETPRGEVLLERDLPRRWAERDGGYDAMFAVMNPA; encoded by the coding sequence ATGATTCAGGACGCCGTTACGATGACCGCATATTCTGCCCTCCCGGGCATACGCCTATCTGAAATTTTCAGATTACAGATTTGCCAGTTTTCGATATCCGCCGCTTGCGCAAAGGATATCGGCTGGACCGTGTTCGCCTTGTCGATTCTTCTCAAGGCGATCCGGAGGGAGAAGCAGGACCTTGCAGGTCTGGTTGGCGGCTTTATCGCAACCGAACCAAAAGGTAATTCAATGAAACTCACCGGCAATACCATTCTCCTGACCGGCGGCACCAGCGGCATCGGCCGCGCGCTCGCCGAGGCCCTGCATGACCGCGGCAATCGTGTCATCGTCACGGGGCGGCGCCAGGCGCTGCTTGACGAGATGGCGAACACTCGCCCCGGTCTGGTCGGGCTGAAAGTCGACGTGGATGATGCGGCGTCATTGGCGCAGCTGTCCGCTCAGATGCGTGAACGCTTTCCCCAACTCAATGTGCTGATTGCGAATGCGGGAATATCGCGCACTGAGGATATGGTGTTGGATGACTGGACTGCGACCGATGCAGAAGCCATCGTCCAGACCAACATCCTCGGCGTACTGCGCGTTGCAGCGGCGATACTGCCGCTGCTCAAAGGCAAGCCCAACGCCGCATTCCTGGCGACCAGCTCCGCACTGGCCTTCGTGCCGCGCGCGGATTTCCCGACGTACTGCGCCAGCAAGGCATTCCTGCATTCCTGGTTGCAGTCGCTGCGGCATCAGATGCGCGCTTTCCCGATCGAGGTGCTGGAGCTTTCACCTCCCTACGTGCAGACCGGCCTGACCGGCGCGCACCAGCTCGACGACCCGCGTGCAATGCCGCTGCCCGACTATCTGGCGGAGGTGCTGCGCCTGCTGGAAAACGGTGAAACGCCGCGCGGAGAAGTACTGCTCGAGCGTGACCTCCCGCGGCGCTGGGCGGAGCGTGATGGCGGCTATGACGCCATGTTTGCGGTCATGAACCCCGCCTGA
- a CDS encoding LysR family transcriptional regulator, with protein sequence MLFDLTDLRLFILIAELNSLTRSAERMNLSLAATSNRIKELEARFGMRLLYRESKGVQLTPAGQTFLSHAQQFMQQVERLKGDMQQYNNGIKGYIRIFANTTAVTEFMPEILGKFLTLHPQVNVALEERLNHDIMRGIQEGTADIGIVAGPVQGEGLEILNFSTDKLILATALEHPLAGVGKVTFAETLEYEHVGLHEGSTLHHFLNRIVSESGQRLKLRIQVRSFEAMCRMVETNVGIGIVPQSAALRHKQTMQLSLVELSDPWSVRERSMVVQSLDALPLYARDLVEFIRQQTAQVPPVPVEKEAA encoded by the coding sequence ATGCTATTCGACCTCACCGACCTGCGACTGTTCATCCTGATCGCCGAACTCAACAGCCTCACGCGCAGCGCAGAGCGCATGAACCTGTCGCTGGCGGCGACCAGCAACCGCATCAAGGAACTCGAAGCACGCTTCGGCATGCGCCTGCTCTACCGTGAAAGCAAAGGTGTGCAATTGACGCCGGCGGGACAGACCTTTCTCTCACACGCGCAGCAATTCATGCAGCAGGTCGAGCGTCTCAAGGGCGACATGCAGCAGTACAACAACGGCATCAAGGGATATATCCGCATCTTCGCCAACACCACGGCAGTGACGGAGTTCATGCCGGAAATCCTCGGCAAATTCCTCACGCTGCATCCGCAGGTCAACGTGGCGCTGGAAGAACGGCTGAACCACGACATCATGCGCGGCATCCAGGAAGGCACGGCCGACATCGGCATCGTCGCCGGACCGGTGCAGGGAGAAGGACTGGAGATCCTGAATTTTTCAACCGACAAGCTGATCCTCGCCACCGCGCTGGAACATCCGCTGGCCGGCGTCGGCAAGGTCACTTTCGCCGAGACGCTCGAATACGAACACGTCGGCCTGCATGAAGGCAGCACGCTGCATCACTTCCTCAACCGCATCGTGTCGGAAAGCGGCCAGCGCCTCAAGCTGCGGATCCAGGTGCGCAGTTTCGAAGCGATGTGCCGCATGGTGGAGACCAACGTCGGCATCGGCATCGTGCCGCAATCGGCTGCGCTGCGCCACAAGCAGACCATGCAGCTGAGCCTGGTCGAACTGAGTGATCCGTGGAGCGTGCGCGAGCGCAGCATGGTGGTGCAAAGCCTCGACGCCCTGCCCCTGTATGCACGCGATTTGGTGGAATTCATCCGCCAGCAAACGGCGCAGGTGCCGCCGGTGCCGGTGGAGAAGGAAGCCGCCTGA
- a CDS encoding YciI family protein has translation MKFVNYLAYTDNRKLLAEHAPAHKRYVQSLLDAGKLAFGGPFPDGSGGLLVYEVASKEEAESLRDQDPFAVAGVFVRSEIKPWLLLAVNSELTKPQ, from the coding sequence ATGAAATTCGTCAACTATCTCGCCTACACCGATAACCGGAAATTGCTGGCTGAACACGCACCTGCCCACAAACGCTATGTCCAGAGCCTGCTCGATGCAGGCAAGCTGGCCTTCGGCGGGCCGTTTCCCGACGGCAGCGGCGGTCTGCTCGTCTATGAAGTCGCGTCGAAGGAAGAAGCCGAATCCCTGCGCGACCAGGATCCGTTTGCCGTGGCGGGCGTGTTCGTGCGGTCGGAGATCAAGCCCTGGCTGTTGCTGGCGGTGAATTCGGAATTGACAAAGCCGCAGTAA
- a CDS encoding VOC family protein, producing MTTQCTGPLNHLSLPTKNPIATAAFFEQHFGCQIVAVGKHILLKRDGFDIVLDHTSDDVSWPANFHFGFEMATLAEVKQLYRTFKTEGVQMETEVFNNSRGSRFFCRMPEGIMIEVNTREDREEGWKKLF from the coding sequence ATGACGACTCAATGCACCGGGCCGCTGAATCATCTCAGCCTGCCCACAAAGAACCCCATCGCTACGGCTGCATTTTTTGAGCAGCATTTCGGCTGCCAGATTGTCGCCGTCGGCAAACATATCCTCTTGAAAAGGGACGGTTTCGACATCGTGCTTGACCACACCAGCGATGACGTCAGCTGGCCTGCGAATTTCCATTTCGGATTCGAGATGGCTACGCTGGCAGAGGTGAAGCAACTTTACCGGACCTTCAAGACGGAGGGCGTGCAGATGGAGACGGAGGTATTCAACAATTCACGCGGTTCCCGTTTCTTTTGCCGCATGCCGGAGGGGATCATGATTGAAGTGAATACGCGGGAGGACCGGGAGGAGGGCTGGAAGAAGCTGTTTTGA
- a CDS encoding glutathione S-transferase family protein: MKIYDRPGFPNPARIRIVLAQKNLDSKVTFESIDLIGAEHKQAAFLAKNPSGVLPLLELDDDTLISESTAITEYLDNLDGNPVLTGRTPKEKAIIHMMQRRAESGLIDAVGIYFHHATPGLGDDLQKYKSPEWAHRKEWGERERAKALQGMAYFDGILRDSSYVAGEQFSMADITVFAGLAFADAAGIPIAADLSALQAWRAKVAELPAVKNRSGQMFVEEDLRRMGF; encoded by the coding sequence ATGAAGATTTACGACCGCCCCGGTTTCCCCAATCCCGCACGCATCCGCATCGTGCTGGCGCAGAAGAATCTCGATTCGAAAGTAACGTTCGAATCAATCGACCTGATCGGCGCCGAGCACAAGCAGGCGGCCTTTCTGGCGAAGAATCCCTCCGGCGTGCTGCCGCTGCTGGAACTCGACGATGACACGCTGATCTCGGAAAGCACCGCCATCACCGAGTACCTGGACAACCTCGACGGCAATCCGGTGCTAACCGGCCGCACGCCGAAGGAAAAGGCAATCATCCACATGATGCAGCGCCGCGCCGAGAGCGGTCTGATTGACGCCGTCGGCATCTATTTCCATCACGCGACACCGGGATTGGGCGACGACCTGCAAAAGTACAAGAGTCCGGAATGGGCGCATCGCAAGGAATGGGGCGAACGCGAACGCGCCAAGGCGCTGCAGGGCATGGCGTATTTCGACGGCATCCTGCGCGACAGCAGTTACGTCGCGGGAGAACAATTCTCGATGGCCGACATCACGGTGTTCGCCGGCCTGGCGTTTGCGGATGCGGCAGGCATTCCCATTGCCGCCGATCTGAGCGCATTGCAGGCCTGGCGCGCAAAGGTGGCGGAGCTGCCGGCAGTGAAAAATCGCAGCGGGCAGATGTTTGTTGAGGAAGATTTGCGCCGCATGGGATTCTGA
- a CDS encoding SDR family NAD(P)-dependent oxidoreductase gives MNVKGKRVLVTGGSSGIGLAMAQELVRKGARVFIVGRRAQLVREAIGLLQSEGGQAEGIDADVVTAQGRERMISLARAWLGGIDILINNAGGVRAGRLEETPDADIVKMIEVNLIAPILLTRDVMPDLRASGDGMVVNVASGIALVGVPFYATYAAAKAGISHFGEALRRELKGEGVHVLTVYPGATETPMMASSKAGPDLGFVRESAQAVAQAAVQGIEDGVFQVIRGGEVRANMIAQNRADPASLDERFLTLKPKLSEAVKDHSAL, from the coding sequence ATGAATGTAAAAGGAAAACGTGTATTGGTGACGGGCGGCTCTAGCGGCATCGGTTTGGCGATGGCGCAGGAACTGGTGCGCAAGGGTGCGCGCGTATTCATCGTCGGGCGGCGCGCGCAACTGGTGCGCGAAGCGATCGGCCTGCTGCAAAGCGAAGGTGGACAGGCCGAGGGCATCGACGCCGACGTCGTGACGGCCCAGGGACGGGAACGCATGATCAGCCTGGCGCGCGCGTGGCTGGGCGGTATCGATATTCTCATCAACAATGCCGGCGGAGTACGTGCCGGACGGCTTGAGGAGACTCCGGACGCCGACATCGTCAAAATGATAGAAGTCAACCTGATCGCACCGATCTTGCTGACGCGCGACGTCATGCCGGACCTGCGTGCGTCGGGCGACGGCATGGTGGTCAACGTCGCATCCGGGATCGCTCTCGTCGGCGTTCCTTTTTACGCCACCTACGCTGCGGCCAAGGCCGGCATTTCGCATTTCGGCGAAGCACTGCGCAGGGAGCTGAAGGGCGAAGGCGTGCATGTGTTGACCGTCTATCCGGGCGCCACGGAAACGCCGATGATGGCCTCATCCAAAGCAGGGCCCGATCTGGGCTTTGTGCGGGAGTCAGCGCAGGCGGTCGCGCAAGCGGCGGTGCAAGGGATCGAAGACGGCGTGTTTCAAGTGATCAGGGGTGGCGAAGTCCGCGCCAACATGATTGCTCAGAATCGCGCCGATCCTGCTTCGCTGGACGAGCGTTTCCTGACGCTCAAGCCGAAACTTTCCGAAGCCGTGAAAGACCACTCGGCGCTATAG
- a CDS encoding alpha/beta fold hydrolase, whose translation MHYVDEGDRAREVVLCLHGEPTWGYLYRSLITALCGDYRVVVPDHMGFGKSETPQDRSYWLQDHIDNLEKFVLQLDLNDVTLVMHDFGGPVGMGVTARHPGRIKRIISTNGPTPFGQPDGLERLLKNAGIAPWFQWIVKANEDGSLEQVLGQLGFNILSAMKINGFENHAVISDTWIAAYGGHFSTPRDCLGAIGWAKGFATGVHRFEEPDAAAIAMIRSKPALAIWGDADKTLHADIFLPLFTVLFPGADVHRIPGAGHYCFEDAPDQIADIVKRFLQNS comes from the coding sequence ATGCACTATGTGGACGAAGGAGATCGTGCACGAGAGGTCGTGTTGTGTCTGCACGGAGAGCCGACCTGGGGCTATCTGTACCGGTCGTTGATCACGGCGCTGTGCGGCGACTATCGCGTGGTGGTCCCCGATCACATGGGCTTCGGCAAGAGCGAGACGCCGCAAGACCGCAGTTATTGGCTGCAGGATCATATCGACAACCTCGAAAAATTCGTCCTTCAGCTGGACCTGAACGACGTCACCCTGGTCATGCACGATTTCGGCGGTCCGGTCGGCATGGGGGTGACCGCACGCCATCCCGGGCGCATCAAACGCATCATTTCAACCAACGGCCCGACGCCGTTCGGACAACCCGACGGACTGGAGCGCCTGCTGAAAAATGCCGGCATCGCGCCCTGGTTCCAGTGGATCGTGAAGGCCAATGAAGACGGCAGTCTGGAACAGGTATTGGGGCAGCTCGGTTTCAACATCCTCAGCGCCATGAAAATCAACGGCTTCGAAAATCACGCCGTGATCAGCGACACGTGGATTGCCGCGTACGGGGGGCACTTCAGCACGCCGCGCGATTGCCTGGGAGCGATAGGTTGGGCGAAGGGCTTCGCGACCGGTGTGCATCGGTTCGAAGAACCTGACGCGGCGGCGATAGCGATGATCCGGAGCAAGCCGGCGTTGGCGATCTGGGGCGACGCCGACAAGACGCTGCACGCCGATATTTTCCTGCCGCTGTTCACGGTGCTATTCCCCGGCGCGGACGTGCATCGGATACCGGGGGCCGGGCACTATTGCTTCGAAGACGCGCCCGATCAGATCGCGGACATCGTCAAGAGATTCCTGCAAAACAGCTAG
- a CDS encoding sulfite exporter TauE/SafE family protein — protein sequence MMHSLYFTVVVNFFLGGVLGAIGGLFGIGGGLIAIPVLGFLYGMDQQLAQGTALVMIVPNVVIGFWRYKQRNKIELGSALQMAVPAVFTTYFAARFATSIEARSLHLAFALFMVVLALYYLWTLLRRQKEMIPRARLPQKYIFLMGLAAGASAGFFSVGGAIVAVPGLVGLFGMTQTAAQGLGLAMVTPGTLVALWTYASAGHVDWSVGIPLALGGVLSISWGVALAHHLPERRLRMLFCGALIAIAAWMMTHG from the coding sequence ATGATGCATTCTTTGTATTTCACCGTCGTGGTCAACTTCTTCCTCGGCGGCGTGCTCGGCGCCATCGGCGGGCTGTTCGGCATCGGCGGCGGGCTGATCGCGATTCCGGTGCTCGGATTCCTGTACGGCATGGACCAGCAACTGGCGCAGGGGACCGCGCTGGTGATGATCGTGCCCAATGTGGTGATCGGTTTCTGGCGCTACAAGCAGCGCAACAAGATCGAGCTCGGTTCGGCGCTGCAGATGGCGGTGCCGGCGGTGTTCACGACTTACTTCGCGGCGCGCTTTGCAACCTCGATCGAGGCGCGCTCGCTGCATCTGGCGTTCGCCTTGTTCATGGTGGTGCTGGCCTTGTACTACCTGTGGACCTTGCTGCGCAGGCAAAAGGAAATGATCCCGCGCGCGCGCCTGCCGCAGAAATACATCTTCCTTATGGGATTGGCGGCGGGTGCATCGGCGGGATTCTTCAGCGTCGGCGGCGCCATCGTGGCGGTGCCGGGATTGGTCGGCCTGTTCGGCATGACGCAGACTGCGGCGCAGGGCCTGGGCCTGGCGATGGTTACGCCGGGGACGCTGGTGGCGCTATGGACTTACGCCAGCGCTGGCCATGTCGACTGGAGTGTCGGTATTCCGCTGGCGCTGGGCGGTGTGCTCAGCATTTCCTGGGGCGTGGCGCTGGCGCACCATTTGCCGGAGCGGCGGTTGCGCATGCTGTTCTGCGGAGCGCTGATTGCGATTGCCGCCTGGATGATGACGCACGGCTGA